A section of the Pseudomonas fluorescens genome encodes:
- a CDS encoding DUF637 domain-containing protein: protein MDARQFAFLARQPSSALKRRDTFCGVPKSGLALILANALFWQPLLVQADGIVVSGPGTTVGAAGNGVPVVNIATPNGSGLSHNQFKDYNVGANGLILNNATGRTQETQLGGIILGNPNLKGGAANIILNEVNGGSPSQLRGYTEVAGQSAKVIVANPYGITCNGCGFINTPNVTLSTGKPILDNGRLDRYQVDGGAVTIDGQGLDASAVDRFEIITRSAKINAQINARNLTVIAGRNDVNAQTLNATARADDGSVKPELAIDSSALGGMYAGAIKLVGTEAGVGVKLDGTLAASGGDIHLDASGRLSMVNAKASEAVVIKAGQLDATGAVYAGTRIDVQTTTGLNNQKSLAARDSITLTSSGQVINNGIIEAGVNPDESRNTNGDVSLTASNLKNAKSVVASRTLTVTTSQTLDNQAGTLSGLKTVVIAGQLDNRGGRVLGVDSLKVNANGFDNRADGLLQSENSADVTVVAALNNQNGRVIGLKDLTLSTDQLINDNGQVASTERVSVTAGQLSNQLGEISASQTNVTATTLDNRSGKLLGSHLNVIASGAIDNRLGIFSATRLLTVQAASLDNSAKGALQSQGGLTATVTGLLSNQSEGRLVSEGAQQVTVGQLNNSQAGLLSSKTTLVVHGDSLVNQGGQVIADGALTLTGGSFDNSQKGSISSKADILVELTSLDNSQGGQLNSDGVLTLNASQIENAAGHLGAKSDVLATVGVFNQQGGELVSEGALTLKGTSLDNRNAGFVSGVKGVDLRSQTVFNQQGEISSQAKVLLVADQLNNSTGKVMGDSGLTLTVQRLLNQSKGLLAGRESLVLNGAQLDNRLGGRVTSQKNLNINLTGDLLNQAQGTLLSEGVLTVKAGTLDNSQGGILSAANALSITTQGQLNNQAGKLLADGTATLASTALNNSQGGVISAKQQIDVRSAGLDNSRQGSISSDAGITLNAGQLDNSQQGSIFAKSTVKATLAGLDQHDRGELVSDTSIDLDLSHGQLINRDRGLIATPGQLLLNNLGSVDNSQGGEISSTQSFLLAADALNNRGGKVISGDSLQVRVAKALDNSVEGVLSAKNLLQVDADSLDNQAGGALASRGALGLKVTGVLDNHNQGLISAATTLTTTSGSLNNSDKGRFSAGTLQTLSTGTLNNGQGGQLVSDGSLTLTAADVDNRSGVIGSQQALNLTVANLDNGAGLINSQSDLTLVGQRVDSSLDGEISSKGDLKLTVQKLIQRQGRLIGERAVTLDLQGGDLDNSAGLISAKGPLTFARLANLTNREQGEISSQTAFTVAAKRIDNGDRGVILSADQLRLEADAVVNADKGLISGWNGLTVVGGSLDNSAEGTLSSKSGTLQATLTGVLDNHAAGALVSQGKQTISAASLNNDQGIISGQADVSLNVAGRLDNSNNGLISAAQRLDFNNAQSQILNRAGRVNAGNITLVGESLDNSAGQLISQGTLEGTLSGALINANNARLASGAALLLNASNLDNRGGQLVSQDRLDLTLAKGDLDNRDKGTLASQQDLVIKLLAGDVNNQEDGLIFSQKGKLDLVARTLSNQKGTLQSQADNQLRLSGALNNQGGRVDSLSGNLDLQTASVVNTAGGVLNSSKGWIKLVTGLFNNGSGITQAQSLDIEAKGGLLNQLGHLSALGGENRIVTSTLNNQGGGVYADTLLKVTAQDFDNQGTAIGNGGKVGARAIDFGLTGTLSNRFGLIESDETLRLAAQTISNVGGTLRAMGRTGSTNISTLGLFDNRLGALESANENLNLQAASLDNNGGRIVHSGSGKFDLTSDQVTRAGGSFVTNGQLDIKAASWTNSSVIQAGRLNLDIGQFTQTASGQLLGSQSLTGTGDTWTNEGLLASDGTLNLTLTGGYSGNGRVSSLGSMTLTSARTDLGDNGRIAGGALTQINSTTLNNRGRLTAIGDLTVNATTLNNYGTLGGAEKVRLNATHLLNDKGLIFSGNDMTLRVNDLSNRYGDVYSLGGLDIARDDANGRSALIENISGTLESAGNMRLLADTLSNRRDQFSTEKKLVSGNLSTRFDDFCKGKGCEVHFSAVERYEDVVTGSAASAFINAGGDLTVGSQTFDNLYSSVSAAQNIQINTAVLNNVGAAGGEEKHYNSEFYTRDRGQYNTFISRRDQLNLYNDPNSGDYRPGEMTMDKLMSGIGNFFNFSSYVVPTTGSVIAPAVIQAAGSVTVNATQQINNSVIRPNATDINTPAQNRNTNSDVFASTVKPAITAQLPSDLAQRQVNPVTLPGFSLPTSQNGLFRLSGQAAKGGAAGQAATGTGDFTVSGRVVSAAEREKTLDYSAVQERGFSLAGQPVSSAVNGQGPLVLDSRAPSITRVQGLPEIAPVDNSHKYLIETNPALTDLKQFMSSDYLLGKLGYNPDDSWKRLGDGLYEQRLIREAVVARTGQRYIDGITSDDALFRYLMDNAISYKDSLNLQLGVSLTAEQVAALTHDIVWMEEAEVNGQKVLTPVLYLAQANNRLAPNGALIQGQDVSLITGGDLHNSGTLRAKNNLDLVGGNIDNSGLMQAGNRLDMLATDSIRNSRGGIVTGRDISATALTGDIINERTVTTFKREGEKFQLRDDVVSDASRFEATDTLKLSSGRDVLNLGSHLKAGGNASVTAGRDVVIASQTEEDSAAYQRRRVKSTEQTLLQHGSSVDVGGNLAIDARRDIAVVASTVSAAKDLSAKAGESLTLAAAANEEHDYSKGKKGGTKTTTQLDTVTQQSAELKAGGDLIAIAGTDLTLVASKISAGNEAYVHAENELNMLAAQDSSYSLYDMSKKGNWGSKKTQRDEVTDVKNIGSEIKTGGDLTLESGGDQKYQAAKLDSGGDIAIVSGGAVTFEAVKDLRQESHEKSKSDMAWNSAKGKGATDETLRQTQMVAQGELAIRAAGKINIDIKQIDQKTVSQTIDAMVQAEPQLAWIKQAEASGQVNWRVVKEIHDSWDYKQSGLGAAPALIISIVASIYLGPLAGAMASNFAVGTINGGGDIGAGLKAATSKNAIKGYATQMVTSEILSGIDNSVAGWNPDGPLILNANGVNNPGYSSSMLDWNTVSENVLRSSTHALVAGSVNTAINGGSLKDNLGTAAVSEGLDLTAAFGNKQVGDLADYLKVSPGSAQKILMHAVLGGALSSAKGGDFKTGALAGAAAEGLTSVATENLSKYLDSQITTNPQFKVATAQVIGVLAGALGNGDPETASWVAGNAQRYNDFLHPGGSWGAAASSLGADMIEQGKTPDEMSEAFRSLARSDGYKGPGYEYVAGWVYVPGSLSVAAMPAAGIVGAAAGAAISGGANISYQLSTEKPFSYVDASIAAAVGGATQGRGFWATQGMGLGGSYLGSLIKGEDPTYSLMGSAVGGAMGFKGGQLVTGQLRPVLGGAADTIGNTAGSFVSEVVGGQIQSLGTKDE from the coding sequence ATGGACGCCCGCCAATTTGCCTTCCTTGCCCGCCAACCGTCTTCGGCCTTGAAGCGCCGCGACACCTTCTGTGGTGTGCCCAAGAGTGGCCTGGCGCTGATCCTGGCCAATGCGCTGTTCTGGCAGCCGCTGTTGGTCCAGGCCGACGGCATTGTGGTCAGCGGCCCCGGCACCACGGTGGGCGCGGCGGGCAATGGCGTACCGGTGGTGAACATCGCCACGCCCAATGGCAGCGGCCTGTCCCACAACCAGTTCAAGGACTACAACGTCGGCGCCAACGGCCTGATCCTCAACAACGCCACGGGCCGTACGCAAGAAACGCAACTGGGCGGGATCATCCTCGGCAACCCCAACCTCAAGGGCGGCGCCGCCAATATCATCCTCAACGAAGTCAACGGCGGCAGCCCCAGCCAGTTGCGCGGCTACACCGAAGTGGCGGGCCAGTCGGCCAAAGTCATCGTCGCCAACCCCTACGGCATCACCTGCAACGGGTGCGGCTTTATCAACACCCCCAACGTGACCCTGAGCACCGGCAAGCCCATCCTCGACAACGGTCGCCTGGACCGCTACCAGGTCGATGGCGGCGCGGTGACCATCGACGGCCAGGGCCTGGACGCCAGCGCTGTCGACCGCTTCGAAATCATCACGCGCTCAGCCAAAATCAACGCGCAGATCAATGCGCGCAACTTGACCGTGATTGCCGGGCGCAACGACGTCAACGCCCAGACCCTGAATGCCACTGCACGTGCAGATGATGGCAGTGTCAAACCGGAGTTGGCGATTGACTCCAGTGCGTTGGGCGGGATGTATGCCGGTGCGATCAAGCTGGTAGGCACCGAAGCCGGTGTCGGGGTGAAGCTGGACGGCACCTTGGCTGCCAGTGGTGGTGATATTCATCTTGATGCCAGTGGCCGTTTGAGCATGGTCAATGCCAAGGCCAGCGAAGCGGTCGTCATCAAGGCCGGCCAGTTGGATGCCACAGGTGCGGTCTATGCCGGTACCCGTATAGATGTACAAACCACCACGGGTTTGAACAACCAGAAAAGCCTCGCTGCACGAGACAGCATCACCCTGACCAGCAGCGGGCAGGTGATCAACAACGGCATCATCGAAGCGGGCGTCAACCCTGATGAAAGCCGCAATACCAATGGTGACGTGAGCCTTACAGCCTCCAATCTCAAGAATGCCAAAAGCGTGGTTGCCAGTCGCACGCTGACGGTGACGACTAGCCAGACCCTGGATAACCAGGCTGGGACATTGAGCGGCTTAAAAACCGTAGTGATCGCTGGTCAACTCGATAACCGTGGTGGCCGTGTCCTCGGTGTCGACTCTCTGAAGGTTAACGCCAATGGTTTCGACAACCGGGCCGATGGATTGCTGCAAAGTGAGAACAGTGCGGACGTCACGGTGGTGGCTGCGCTGAACAACCAGAATGGTCGGGTGATAGGTCTCAAGGACTTGACGCTTAGCACCGATCAACTGATCAACGATAACGGCCAGGTTGCGAGTACCGAGCGAGTAAGTGTCACCGCTGGGCAGTTGAGCAACCAACTGGGCGAAATCTCCGCCAGCCAAACCAACGTTACCGCCACGACGCTGGATAACCGCTCCGGCAAGCTGCTGGGCAGCCACCTCAACGTGATCGCCAGCGGCGCGATCGATAACCGCCTGGGGATTTTCTCGGCCACCCGTTTGCTGACGGTGCAGGCGGCGAGCCTGGATAACAGTGCTAAAGGTGCCCTGCAAAGCCAGGGTGGCTTGACTGCAACCGTCACGGGGCTGCTCAGCAACCAAAGCGAAGGCCGGTTGGTGAGTGAAGGTGCTCAGCAGGTCACTGTGGGGCAGTTGAACAACAGCCAGGCGGGGTTGTTATCCAGTAAAACCACTCTGGTTGTGCACGGCGATAGCTTGGTCAATCAGGGAGGCCAGGTCATCGCAGACGGGGCATTGACCCTGACCGGTGGCAGCTTCGACAACAGTCAAAAGGGCTCTATCAGTAGCAAAGCTGACATCCTTGTTGAACTGACCAGTCTGGACAATAGTCAAGGCGGTCAACTGAACAGCGATGGAGTGTTGACCCTCAATGCCAGCCAAATCGAAAACGCCGCCGGACACCTCGGTGCCAAGAGCGATGTGCTGGCGACGGTCGGGGTGTTTAATCAACAGGGGGGTGAATTAGTCAGCGAAGGTGCGCTGACGCTCAAAGGCACCTCCCTGGATAACCGCAATGCGGGTTTTGTCTCTGGCGTTAAAGGTGTGGACCTGCGCAGCCAGACCGTCTTCAACCAGCAAGGCGAGATATCCAGCCAGGCCAAAGTGCTGCTGGTGGCTGATCAACTGAACAACAGCACCGGCAAGGTGATGGGTGACAGTGGCTTGACCCTGACGGTGCAACGCCTGCTCAACCAGAGCAAAGGGCTGCTGGCGGGGCGCGAGAGCTTGGTGTTGAACGGCGCTCAACTGGATAACCGCTTGGGTGGTCGCGTCACCAGCCAAAAGAACCTGAACATCAACCTGACCGGTGACCTGCTCAACCAGGCCCAGGGCACATTGCTCAGTGAAGGCGTGTTAACGGTCAAGGCTGGCACGTTGGACAACAGCCAGGGCGGCATTCTGTCTGCCGCCAACGCCCTGTCGATCACGACTCAGGGCCAATTGAACAATCAGGCGGGCAAACTGCTGGCCGATGGCACGGCCACGCTGGCGAGTACTGCGCTGAACAACAGCCAGGGCGGCGTGATCAGCGCCAAGCAACAGATTGACGTGCGCAGTGCCGGCCTGGACAACAGCCGGCAAGGCAGCATCAGCAGTGACGCCGGGATCACCCTCAATGCCGGGCAACTGGACAACAGCCAACAAGGTTCGATCTTTGCCAAGTCCACGGTCAAGGCAACCCTGGCCGGGCTGGACCAACATGATCGTGGCGAGTTGGTCAGCGATACCAGCATCGACCTGGACTTGAGCCATGGGCAACTGATCAACCGCGACCGCGGCCTGATTGCGACCCCAGGCCAATTGCTGTTGAACAACCTGGGCAGCGTCGACAACAGCCAGGGCGGCGAAATTTCCAGCACGCAATCGTTCCTGCTGGCGGCCGATGCGTTGAACAACCGGGGCGGCAAAGTCATCAGTGGCGACAGCCTTCAGGTACGCGTCGCCAAGGCGTTGGATAACAGCGTCGAAGGTGTGTTGTCTGCGAAGAACCTCCTGCAGGTGGATGCAGATAGCCTGGACAACCAGGCCGGCGGCGCACTCGCCAGCCGTGGCGCGCTGGGCCTGAAGGTCACTGGCGTTCTGGACAACCATAACCAGGGGCTGATTTCCGCTGCCACCACGCTTACTACAACCTCGGGCTCATTGAACAACAGCGACAAGGGCCGGTTTTCTGCCGGTACGCTTCAGACCCTGAGCACGGGCACGCTGAACAACGGGCAGGGCGGGCAACTGGTCAGCGATGGCAGCCTGACGCTGACCGCTGCTGATGTCGATAACCGCAGTGGCGTGATCGGCAGCCAGCAAGCCTTGAACCTGACCGTCGCCAACCTCGATAACGGTGCGGGCCTGATCAACAGTCAAAGCGATCTCACCTTGGTGGGCCAGCGCGTGGACTCAAGCCTGGACGGGGAAATTTCGTCCAAGGGCGACTTGAAACTCACCGTCCAGAAACTGATTCAGCGCCAGGGCCGTTTGATCGGCGAGCGCGCCGTGACCCTCGACCTGCAAGGTGGAGATCTGGACAACAGTGCGGGTTTGATCAGCGCCAAAGGGCCGTTGACCTTCGCCCGTCTGGCCAACCTGACCAACCGTGAGCAAGGCGAAATCTCCAGCCAGACGGCGTTCACCGTGGCAGCCAAGCGCATCGATAACGGTGATCGCGGGGTCATCCTCAGTGCCGATCAACTGCGTCTCGAAGCGGATGCAGTGGTCAACGCCGACAAGGGTTTGATCTCTGGCTGGAATGGCCTGACGGTCGTTGGGGGCAGCCTGGACAACAGCGCCGAGGGTACGCTGTCGAGCAAGAGCGGCACCTTGCAAGCCACGCTCACTGGCGTGCTGGATAACCACGCAGCGGGTGCCCTGGTCAGTCAGGGCAAGCAGACCATCAGCGCCGCCAGCCTGAATAATGATCAAGGGATCATCTCAGGCCAGGCTGATGTCAGCCTTAACGTTGCCGGTCGCCTGGATAACAGCAACAACGGGTTGATTTCCGCCGCTCAACGCCTGGACTTCAATAACGCCCAGAGTCAAATCCTCAACCGTGCTGGCCGGGTCAACGCTGGCAACATCACCCTTGTTGGCGAGAGTCTGGACAACAGCGCCGGCCAACTGATCAGCCAGGGCACCTTGGAAGGCACCCTCAGCGGTGCGCTGATCAACGCCAACAATGCCCGCCTGGCCAGTGGCGCGGCCTTGCTGCTGAACGCATCGAACCTGGATAACCGTGGCGGCCAACTGGTCAGCCAGGACCGGCTCGACCTGACCCTCGCCAAGGGCGACCTGGATAACCGCGACAAAGGCACGCTCGCCAGCCAGCAAGACCTGGTGATCAAGTTGCTGGCCGGTGACGTCAACAACCAGGAAGACGGCCTGATCTTCAGCCAGAAGGGCAAGCTTGATCTCGTCGCTCGAACCCTCAGTAACCAGAAGGGCACGTTACAAAGCCAGGCCGACAACCAGCTACGCCTCAGTGGCGCCCTGAATAACCAGGGCGGCCGGGTCGACAGCCTCAGCGGCAACCTGGACCTGCAAACGGCCAGTGTGGTCAACACTGCTGGCGGCGTACTGAACAGCAGCAAGGGCTGGATCAAACTGGTCACAGGGTTGTTCAACAATGGCAGCGGTATCACCCAGGCGCAATCGCTGGACATCGAAGCCAAGGGCGGGTTGCTCAACCAACTGGGGCACCTGTCGGCCCTGGGCGGTGAAAACCGCATCGTCACCAGCACCCTGAACAACCAGGGCGGTGGCGTGTATGCCGATACCTTGCTCAAGGTCACGGCCCAGGATTTCGATAACCAGGGCACGGCTATCGGCAACGGTGGCAAGGTCGGGGCACGCGCCATCGACTTTGGCCTGACAGGCACCCTGAGTAACCGCTTTGGCTTGATCGAAAGCGACGAAACCCTGCGTCTCGCCGCACAAACCATCAGCAACGTGGGCGGTACCCTGCGGGCCATGGGCCGCACCGGCTCCACCAACATCAGCACATTGGGGCTGTTCGATAACCGCCTCGGTGCGCTGGAAAGTGCCAACGAAAACCTCAACCTGCAAGCTGCCAGCCTGGACAACAACGGCGGGCGCATCGTCCATAGCGGCAGCGGCAAATTCGACCTGACCTCCGACCAGGTCACCCGTGCCGGCGGCAGTTTCGTCACCAACGGCCAACTGGACATCAAGGCCGCGAGCTGGACCAACAGCAGCGTGATCCAGGCCGGGCGCCTGAACCTCGATATCGGCCAGTTCACCCAGACCGCCAGCGGTCAGTTGCTCGGCTCACAAAGCCTGACCGGCACTGGCGATACCTGGACCAACGAAGGCCTGCTGGCCAGTGACGGCACCCTCAACCTCACGCTTACCGGTGGCTACAGCGGCAACGGTCGGGTCAGCAGCCTGGGCAGCATGACCCTCACCAGCGCCCGCACGGACCTGGGCGACAACGGGCGTATTGCTGGCGGTGCACTTACCCAGATCAACAGCACCACCCTGAACAATCGCGGACGCCTGACCGCCATCGGCGACCTGACCGTCAACGCCACCACTTTGAACAACTACGGCACCCTGGGCGGCGCTGAAAAGGTCCGCCTGAACGCCACTCACCTGCTCAATGACAAGGGCCTGATCTTCAGCGGCAACGACATGACGTTGCGCGTCAACGACTTGAGCAACCGTTATGGCGACGTCTACAGCCTTGGCGGCCTGGACATTGCCCGGGACGATGCCAACGGGCGCAGTGCGCTGATCGAGAACATCTCCGGCACGCTGGAAAGCGCCGGCAATATGCGATTGCTGGCGGACACCCTGAGCAACCGTCGCGACCAGTTCAGCACTGAAAAGAAGCTGGTGTCGGGCAACCTCAGCACGCGCTTCGATGACTTCTGCAAAGGCAAGGGCTGTGAAGTCCACTTCAGCGCTGTCGAGCGTTATGAAGACGTGGTCACCGGCAGTGCGGCGTCGGCGTTCATCAATGCCGGCGGTGACCTGACAGTGGGCAGCCAGACCTTCGACAACCTTTACAGCTCGGTCTCGGCTGCCCAAAACATCCAGATCAACACTGCTGTGCTGAACAACGTCGGCGCAGCCGGTGGTGAAGAGAAACACTACAACTCCGAGTTCTATACCCGGGATCGCGGCCAATACAACACGTTTATCAGCCGCAGAGACCAGCTGAACCTCTACAACGACCCCAACTCCGGCGATTACCGTCCTGGTGAAATGACCATGGACAAGTTGATGAGCGGGATTGGCAACTTTTTTAACTTCTCCAGCTATGTAGTACCGACTACCGGCAGTGTGATTGCCCCCGCGGTTATTCAGGCGGCCGGTTCAGTCACCGTTAACGCCACCCAGCAAATCAACAACAGTGTGATCCGCCCCAACGCCACGGATATCAATACGCCGGCGCAAAACCGCAACACCAACTCTGACGTGTTTGCCTCCACGGTCAAACCGGCGATCACTGCACAACTTCCGTCGGACCTGGCCCAGCGTCAGGTCAACCCGGTGACCTTGCCTGGCTTCAGTTTGCCGACCAGCCAGAACGGTTTATTCCGCCTCAGCGGCCAAGCCGCGAAAGGCGGCGCAGCGGGTCAAGCGGCCACCGGTACCGGTGACTTCACCGTGAGTGGGCGTGTGGTCAGCGCCGCCGAGCGCGAGAAAACCCTCGACTACAGTGCCGTGCAAGAGCGCGGCTTCAGCCTCGCTGGTCAGCCGGTTAGTAGTGCGGTCAACGGCCAGGGCCCGCTGGTCCTGGACAGCCGTGCACCTTCGATCACCCGCGTGCAAGGGCTACCGGAAATCGCTCCGGTGGATAACAGCCACAAATACCTGATCGAGACCAACCCGGCGCTCACCGACCTCAAGCAGTTCATGAGCTCCGACTACCTGCTGGGTAAGCTGGGTTACAACCCCGATGACAGCTGGAAACGCCTAGGTGATGGCCTCTACGAGCAACGCCTGATCCGCGAAGCCGTGGTAGCGCGCACTGGCCAGCGTTACATCGACGGGATCACCAGCGACGACGCGTTGTTCCGCTACCTGATGGACAACGCCATCTCCTACAAGGACTCGCTGAACTTGCAGCTCGGTGTGTCGTTGACTGCCGAACAAGTGGCGGCACTGACCCACGACATCGTCTGGATGGAGGAGGCCGAGGTCAACGGCCAGAAAGTCCTGACCCCCGTGCTTTACCTCGCCCAGGCCAACAACCGCCTGGCGCCCAACGGCGCACTGATCCAGGGCCAGGACGTGAGCCTGATCACCGGCGGCGACCTGCACAACAGTGGCACTCTACGGGCCAAAAATAATCTGGACCTGGTCGGCGGCAACATCGACAACAGCGGCCTGATGCAAGCCGGCAACCGCCTGGACATGCTCGCCACCGACTCGATCCGCAACAGCCGCGGCGGCATTGTCACCGGCCGCGACATCAGCGCCACCGCGCTGACCGGCGACATCATCAACGAGCGCACCGTGACCACCTTCAAGCGTGAGGGGGAGAAATTTCAACTGCGCGATGACGTGGTCAGCGATGCCTCGCGCTTCGAAGCCACGGACACCCTCAAACTCAGCTCTGGGCGTGACGTCCTCAACCTCGGCAGCCACCTCAAGGCTGGAGGCAATGCCAGCGTGACCGCTGGGCGCGATGTAGTGATCGCCAGCCAAACCGAAGAAGACAGCGCCGCCTACCAGCGCCGCCGGGTCAAGAGCACCGAACAAACCCTCCTGCAACACGGCTCCAGCGTAGACGTGGGTGGCAACCTGGCCATCGACGCCCGACGCGACATCGCTGTGGTCGCCAGCACCGTTAGCGCGGCAAAAGACCTCAGCGCCAAGGCCGGCGAAAGCCTGACCCTGGCTGCAGCGGCCAACGAGGAGCATGACTATTCCAAAGGCAAAAAAGGCGGGACCAAAACCACCACCCAACTGGACACCGTCACCCAACAAAGTGCCGAACTAAAGGCCGGCGGCGACCTGATCGCCATCGCCGGCACCGACCTGACCCTGGTCGCCAGCAAAATCAGCGCGGGCAATGAAGCGTATGTACACGCCGAAAACGAGCTGAACATGCTGGCGGCGCAGGACAGCAGTTATTCGCTGTATGACATGAGCAAGAAGGGCAACTGGGGCAGCAAGAAGACCCAACGCGATGAAGTGACCGATGTGAAAAACATCGGCAGCGAGATCAAGACCGGTGGAGACCTGACGCTGGAGAGTGGTGGGGATCAGAAGTACCAGGCGGCGAAGCTCGACAGTGGCGGGGATATTGCGATTGTCAGCGGGGGAGCGGTGACGTTTGAGGCGGTTAAGGATTTGCGGCAGGAGAGTCATGAGAAGAGTAAGAGTGATATGGCATGGAATAGTGCCAAGGGGAAGGGCGCTACAGACGAGACTTTGCGTCAGACACAGATGGTGGCTCAGGGGGAGTTAGCTATTCGTGCTGCTGGCAAGATCAACATTGACATTAAACAAATTGATCAAAAGACAGTCAGCCAAACGATTGATGCGATGGTTCAAGCTGAGCCTCAGTTGGCGTGGATCAAGCAAGCTGAGGCCAGCGGGCAAGTGAATTGGCGCGTGGTAAAGGAGATCCACGACAGTTGGGATTATAAGCAGTCCGGATTAGGTGCTGCGCCCGCGCTGATTATTTCGATTGTCGCCAGCATCTACTTGGGGCCTCTTGCCGGGGCCATGGCCAGCAACTTTGCAGTTGGGACGATCAATGGCGGCGGAGATATTGGTGCGGGCCTGAAAGCTGCAACCAGCAAAAATGCCATAAAGGGCTATGCCACGCAGATGGTGACAAGTGAGATTCTGAGTGGAATAGACAATTCAGTTGCTGGTTGGAATCCCGATGGTCCGTTGATTCTGAATGCCAATGGTGTCAACAATCCAGGCTACTCTTCGAGCATGTTGGATTGGAATACGGTCAGTGAAAATGTGCTTCGAAGTAGTACACATGCTTTGGTCGCGGGCAGCGTTAACACGGCGATCAATGGTGGAAGTCTAAAAGATAATCTTGGCACGGCGGCAGTATCTGAGGGGCTTGATCTGACCGCGGCCTTTGGCAATAAACAGGTCGGTGATTTGGCCGACTATCTGAAGGTGAGCCCGGGGTCAGCCCAGAAAATCTTGATGCATGCTGTATTGGGTGGGGCACTGTCATCGGCAAAGGGTGGTGATTTTAAAACAGGTGCACTTGCGGGGGCTGCTGCGGAGGGTCTGACGTCTGTCGCAACGGAAAACCTGAGTAAATACCTAGACTCTCAAATTACTACGAATCCCCAGTTCAAAGTGGCCACCGCTCAGGTCATAGGAGTTTTGGCGGGGGCTTTGGGCAATGGTGACCCTGAGACCGCCAGTTGGGTAGCGGGGAATGCACAGCGTTATAATGACTTTCTACATCCGGGTGGGAGCTGGGGAGCGGCTGCTTCCAGTCTCGGTGCTGATATGATCGAGCAAGGCAAAACGCCAGACGAGATGTCTGAAGCGTTCAGATCCTTAGCCAGAAGCGATGGCTATAAAGGACCAGGTTATGAGTATGTTGCTGGTTGGGTGTATGTTCCTGGCTCGCTAAGTGTAGCTGCAATGCCGGCAGCAGGTATTGTTGGTGCAGCAGCAGGTGCTGCTATTTCTGGTGGTGCAAACATCAGTTATCAGTTGTCCACAGAAAAGCCGTTTAGTTACGTCGATGCATCGATTGCTGCTGCTGTTGGTGGGGCGACTCAGGGTAGAGGATTCTGGGCTACGCAAGGTATGGGATTGGGCGGGTCTTATCTGGGGAGTTTGATCAAGGGTGAGGATCCGACGTATTCGTTAATGGGTTCAGCTGTGGGGGGGGCGATGGGTTTTAAAGGCGGGCAGTTGGTAACTGGTCAACTGAGGCCCGTCCTAGGAGGGGCAGCTGATACAATAGGTAATACTGCCGGTTCTTTTGTTTCGGAAGTTGTTGGTGGGCAAATTCAATCATTGGGGACTAAAGATGAATAG
- a CDS encoding immunity 8 family protein, whose product MSAELKRVHSPGIYDLESYHPACADSFCVLLQAMIGPSGEDGEESFDIEVYTPKWIENNLGTDEVLIGMHYLIVREYNYQKIVHAIEKFLLDCSGTNWREISKKVSRLGLWEFEGYEEGGP is encoded by the coding sequence ATGAGCGCAGAATTAAAGCGGGTTCATAGTCCCGGTATTTATGATCTCGAAAGTTACCATCCTGCATGTGCGGATAGTTTTTGCGTCCTTCTGCAAGCGATGATTGGCCCATCGGGTGAGGATGGTGAGGAGTCATTTGATATCGAGGTTTACACTCCAAAGTGGATTGAAAATAACCTTGGAACAGACGAGGTTCTTATAGGAATGCATTACCTTATTGTTCGTGAGTACAATTATCAAAAAATTGTTCACGCTATTGAGAAGTTCTTGCTGGATTGTTCAGGGACGAACTGGCGCGAAATCTCAAAAAAAGTATCAAGATTAGGCTTGTGGGAGTTTGAAGGATACGAAGAAGGAGGTCCATGA